Proteins encoded together in one Triticum dicoccoides isolate Atlit2015 ecotype Zavitan chromosome 7B, WEW_v2.0, whole genome shotgun sequence window:
- the LOC119337421 gene encoding uncharacterized protein LOC119337421, which produces MRYADTQKQCTLSGFKKSMMLAIQRMEAHLGPTSRLYLSFMRKVGKRIDAMEEDTFMVAAAVLDPYTHYKLNLCNHTDYATSLTDAIAKILDPVSALSAIDEVSKFRECQGRFGTRLAEEAVARMGPTQWWFQFGGDVPALQKCAMRICSQCVSSSGCERNWSAFALVHTKQRSRLLYDKLHKLVSVRYNLKIRAEEDQEKERDIDKEIDPSALLMDTTMFDETNPIMEWLNEDVEDPIVDGADAASAVFEQIRRLNSSRKASYVGSKGNNKKRKRNDDDENEFLETESEDDEEENEYVDNDIEDDDGVSEDDEDGEQDQLETQMQLEEETQVQVQKEAPTSTGHLETRSGRLIRKKTKNVNSLYS; this is translated from the exons ATGAGGTATGCTGATACACAAAAACAATGCACACTTTCTGGCTTCAAAAAAAGCATGATGCTTGCTATACAAAGGATGGAAGCCCATCTTGGCCCTACATCAAGGTTGTACCTTTCGTTCATGCGCAAGGTGGGCAAGAGGATAGATGCAATGGAAGAAGATACATTTATGGTTGCAG CTGCTGTCCTTGACCCATATACACATTACAAGCTGAACCTTTGCAACCACACAGATTATGCCACTTCACTAACAGATGCGATAGCGAAGATATTAGACCCAGTGAGTGCTCTTTCAGCCATTGATGAAGTGAGCAAGTTCAGGGAGTGCCAAGGGAGGTTTGGGACCAGATTGGCAGAAGAAGCTGTGGCGAGAATGGGGCCAA CCCAATGGTGGTTTCAGTTTGGAGGGGATGTTCCTGCATTGCAGAAATGTGCAATGAGAATTTGCTCACAATGTGTCTCCTCTAGTGGGTGTGAGAGAAATTGGAGCGCTTTTGCTTTGGTGCACACAAAGCAAAGAAGTCGTCTTCTATATGACAAGCTCCACAAGCTAGTTTCTGTACGCTACAACTTAAAG ATACGTGCTGAAGAAGatcaagagaaagagagagatataGATAAAGAAATTGATCCAAGTGCATTGCTAATGGATACCACAATGTTTGATGAAACAAACCCAATAATGGAGTGGCTGAATGAGGATGTAGAGGATCCGATTGTGGATGGAGCTGATGCAGCTAGTGCTGTTTTTGAGCAAATAAGGCGCCTCAACTCAAGCAGGAAGGCGTCTTATGTTGGTTCAAAGGGTAATAACAAGAAAAGAAAGAGGAATGATGATGATGAGAATGAGTTTCTTGAAACTGAGAGTGAGGATGATGAAGAAGAGAATGAATATGTTGATAATGACATCGAGGATGATGATGGGGTGagtgaggatgatgaggatggtgaACAAGATCAGCTAGAGAcacaaatgcaacttgaagaagagACACAAGTACAAGTTCAAAAGGAGGCACCAACAAGCACTGGCCATTTGGAGACTAGATCTGGACGACTTATTAGGAAGAAGACCAAGAACGTCAACAGCCTCTACTCGTAA